The Kitasatospora albolonga nucleotide sequence TTCTCTGCCTGGTGAGACGTGGCTAAAGTGCTGAGGCAGGAGCACGGAGCAGGAGCGATTGCGGCCGACGTCTCGACGGCGGCCGGAGCCGAACGGGGAAGAGCGTGCCGACCGCGATAGCAGTGACGAGTGCAGATCTGGTGCTGCCGCCCACCGATCAGCAGACACCGACCGCGGCCCTGCTCCAGGCCCCCGAGGACCAGGCGCTGGAGCAGGCGATCGGCGATATGCACCTGCTGCTGGAGCAGCACGGATATGTGATCGCCCTCTACCCGTCCGGTATCCGCCCCGAGCACGAACGCCGCCTCCACGCCATCCGCTCGGTCCTGGAGAGCGACCGGATCGCCCTGGTCAAGGTGGACCTGCCGCCCCTGGGTGTCGCCGTACTGGTGCGCCAGTTACGGCAGTTGTCCATCTGCGACTTCAGCCCTGGGGTGATCGCCTCCGCCGCCCGGCTGCTGTCGCACTACATCTACGCGGGCGCCCTGCTCAACTCGGTCGCCAAGCTCGACCGGGTCCCGGTCGGCCTCAAGAGCCACGCCAGGTCCTGGGTCCCCGGCTCCCAGTTCGCCGTGCTCGCCGGACCCGAACCGCAGCTCATCAAGGTGGGCCCGGTCGCGGAACCGCTGGCCGGGCCCACCTTCCGTACCCATCTCCTCGTTGCCAGAGGGCAGTTGCCGTCCGAGTGGGTGCAGGAGACCCTCGCGCCCGCCTGGCAGGTCCAGGCCGTACAGGAGACGGGCGTACCCGCCGACTCCCCACGCTGGTGGGGCACGGCGAAGCTGGTGGAGTTCGCCGCCCACCTCCCGGACATCTCCGTGCTGTACCAACTGGTCGCCTCCGTACGGCGCGAGAAGTGCCACTGGTGCGAGATGGAACTCATCGGCGACCGCTGCGCCTTCTGTTCCTCCCCGCTCACCGCCCCGCTCGCCCCCTCCCACACCGCCGCGCCCGCCGCGCCCCGAGCCGCCCTCGAGAGCCGCACACCCTCCACCGGCCCCCTCCAGCTGGAAGCCGGCAGACTCTCCGGCCCCTAGCCCCCCGCCCGGCCCGGGCCCCGGCCCCCGGCCCGTACCGCCTCACGCGCCTCCCTCTCCGTCTCCGCCCGCTGCCCTACGCACCCGATCCGCCGCCGATCCGCCCCCGCTCCCCACCTGGTACGCCCTCCCGCTCCACACCCGCATACGCACCCGATTCGCATCCGATCCGAACGAGGTTGTCCGGCCATGAACTCCCGCCAGCGCCGCGGCGTGATACTCCTGCTCCTGTCGGTCCTGTGTGCCTTCGGTGCCTTCGCCGGAGTGCTCTCGGTGATCAGCGATGTGAACGCGAAGGTCGGACCCGAAGTCACCGCCTACCAGCTGAAGACCGACGTGGCCCCCTATACGGCCCTGCGCGGCGGCCAGTTCGAGAAGATCTCGATGCCCAAGCGCTGGCTCTCGGAGAACGCGGTGACCGACCTGCGGGAGGTCGAGTCGAAGATCGCCGTCACCCACCTCCGCAAGGGCTCGCTGCTCCAGTCGGACATGATGGTCCGCAAACCCGAACTCCGTGCCGGTGAGCAGGAGATCGCCATCATGATCGACGCCGCCACCGGGGTCGCGGGCAAGATCACACCGGGCGCCACGGTCAACATCTACGCCACCTTCGCCGGGGAACAGCGGGAGGACGGCGCCCCCGCCCAGTCCAAGGTCATCGTCTCCAACGCCAAGGTGCTGGAGGTCGGCAAGCTCACCGCGCTGGAGCCGACCGGCGACGAACGCCGCAGCCAGGTCACCGAGGCCGTGCCGATCACCTTCGCCCTGAACACCCTGGACACCCAGCGCATCGCCTACGCCGAGTCCTTCGCGGAGCACGTACGTCTCGCACTCGTCGCCCCGGGCAGCGACGGCACCATCCGCCCGGGAGACCGCACCTACACGCTCGACAAGGACAAGTGAGGATCGGATGACCACCAGAATCCTCCCGGCCGTGGGCGACCCCGACGCGGCCCGCTCCGTCATCACCCTGCTCAGCCAGCTCCCCGACGCCGAACCCGCAGGCCCGGTCACCGACTCGACCCAGCTGATCGACACCTTGGCACGTCTCGCGGGCGAGGCCCTCGACGAGCTGCCCGAAGTGGTGCTGGTGCACGAGCGGATCGGCCCGGTCCCCGCGCTGGAGCTGATCCGGGAGGTCTCCCTGCGGTTCCCCTCCGTCGGGGTCGTCATGATCACCACGGACGTCGGACCCACCCTCTTCGCCGACGCGATGGACTCCGGCGCGCGCGGTCTGGTCACCCTCCCGGTGGGGTACGAGGAACTTGCCAACCGGGTCCAGGCCGCCGCCCAGTGGTCGACCGGCGTACGCCGTCATCTCTCCTCCGGCGGTGACGTCTTCACCGGCCCCGGCGGCACGGTCGTCACGGTCACCGGCGCCAAGGGCGGTGTCGGCGCCACGGTCACCGCCATCCAACTCGCCCTGGCCTCCCAGGCGTCCGGCCACACCGTCGCCCTGGTCGACATGGACCTCCAGACCGGCGACATCGCCTCGTTCCTCGACGTACAGTTCCGGCGCTCGCTCGTCGACCTCGCCCTGATCGCCGACATCTCGCCCCGGGTCCTCTCCGACGCGGTCTTCTCCCACTCCACCGGCCTCGCCCTGCTGCTGGCCCCCGGCGAGGGCGAGCGCGGCGAGGAGGTCAGCGACCGGTCGGCCCGCCAGATCGTCAGCGCCCTGCGCTCCCGGTACGAGGTCGTCGTCATCGACTGCGGCGGCCAGATGAACGGCGCCAACGCCGCCGCCATCGAGATGGCCGACGTGGCCCTGCTGGTGACGACCCCGGACGTGGTCGCGGTGCGCGGCGCGAAACGCATCGTACGGATGTGGGAACGGCTCCAGATCCGCAAGGCGGAGGAGACGGTCACCCTCGTCAACCGCTTCACCCGCAACACCGAGATCCAGCCGACCCTGATCCAGAAGATCACCGGCACCCGGGTCGCCTCCGCGGCGGTCCCCGCCAACTTCAAGGAGCTCCAGGCGTCCATCGACTCCGGCCGTCTGCACGAGCTGGACGCCAAGAGCACGGTCAAGCAAGCACTTTGGAGCCTGGCCGGAGAGCTGGGCATCGTCAGGCCGAGCGCCACCGCCAAGAAGGGCGGCGCCCTGGCCAGGAGGAACAGCGGCACCTTCAAGAACGACCGAGGCTCGATCGGCCGCCCGCGCCGCCGACGTGCCGGGCCCGCCGACTCCGAGGGGACACGTTGAGCGATGACGACCACCACCACAAGGACGGCTCGCAGCGGTATACGGGGGCTCCGAACTCTCCGGGTCCCCCGAACCCTCCGGAGAGATGACCGGGGGCAGACCGCGATCGAGTTCCTCGGCATGACCCCCTTCATCATCCTGATCATGCTGGTGCTCTGGGAGTGCGCCCTGATCGGCTACACGTTCAGCCTCGCGGGCAACGCGGCGGACGTGGGCGCGCGGAAGGGGAGCGGAGCGGAGTCCGGGGCCGGGGCGGCCTGCGAGGCGGGTGCGCGGGAGGACCTGCCCGCCGCCTGGGCGGGCGCGGCCGATGTGCGGTGCGGGCCGAGCGGCGGCCTGTACGAGGCGAAGGTGCGGCTCAAGGTTCCGGTGCTGGTGCCGGGGCTGTTCGACCTGAACACCCACATCACGGGCGAAGCCGGATCGCCGAGGGAGGACTGAGTGATGACGGCCACCGTGAACGCACCACCGCAGGCCGGCACCCGAGGAACGGACCGGAGGACGGGCCGGGACACGGGCCGGGGGATGGGCCGGGGGATGGGCCGACGTACGGGTCGGCACACGAGCCGCGACCGGGACCCGGGCCTGCGCAGGGACCGGCACACGAGCCGGACCCGGAGCCGGGGCATGCGCCGACTCCGGGACCCGGGCATGCGCCAGCTCCGGGACCCGGGCATGCGCCGGAGCCGGGCCCGGAGCCGGGGCACCCGCCGGGACCGGGGCCAGGTGGCCCTGGAGTACCTCGGCTTCCTCCCCCTGCTCCTCCTCGTCGCCCTGCTGGCCATCCAGCTCGGCCTCGCCGCCTACGCCGCCAACCAGGCGGGCACGGCCGCCCGCGCCGGAGCCCGTACGGCGGCGAGCCACGACGCCCAGGGCGACCCGGGCTCCACGGCGCGCAGCGCGGTGAGCGGCTGGCTGGCCGACGGCGGGTTCAGCTACCGCCAGAGCGGCTACCGGGACATCACCGCCACCGTCGCGATCAAGGTCCCCTCGCTCGTCCCCGGTATCGGCCCCTGGACGGCGACCCGGAGCGCCACGATGCCGCGCGAGTGACCCCGTACGGGCACACCCGCGCGAGTGACCCCACTGCGGGGACACCCGGGCGAGTGACCTCGTACGGAGACATCCGCACGAGCGACCCCACTACGGGACACCCGCCACACCCGCCACACCCCGCTTCACGCGCTACAGCGAGGAGAGTTACGCAGATGAGCCTGCGGGCACGCATGAGCGCCCCGGACGAGCCCGGCGGCGCCCGGGAGGACGGCCACCTGGTGGCCGTCTACCGGGCCAAGCTCCTGGAGGAGATCGACCTCGCGGAGATGTCCTCGCTGGCCGCCGCCGACCGGCGGGCCCGTCTGGAGCGCGTACTCGGCCACATCATCAGCCGTGAGGGCCCCGTCCTCTCCACCGTCGAACGCGCGCAGCTGATCCGGCGCGTCGTGGACGAGGCCCTCGGCCTCGGCATCCTGGAACCGCTCCTCGAGGACGCCTCCATCACCGAGATCATGGTGAACGGCCCCGACCAGATCTTCGTCGAGCGCAGCGGCAAGGTCGAGCAACTGCCCCTGCGCTTCGGCTCGCACGAGCAGCTGATGCAGACCATCGAACGCATCGTGTCAACCGTCAACCGCCGCGTGGACGAGTCGAATCCGATGGTCGATGCGCGGCTGCCCAGCGGCGAACGTGTCAACGTCATCATCCCGCCGCTCTCCCTGACCGGCGCGACCCTCACCATCCGCCGCTTCCCGCGCTCCTTCACCCTCCAGGAGATGATCGGCTTCGGCTCGCTGGACGAGCAGATGCTGATCCTGCTCGCCGGTCTCGTCCAGGCCAGGCTCAACATCATCGTTTCGGGCGCCACCGGCACCGGCAAGACGACGCTCCTCAACGCGCTCTCCGGGCTGATCCCGAACACCGAACGGATCGTCACCATCGAGGACTCCGCCGAACTCCAGCTCCAGCAGGGCCATGTGATCCGGCTGGAGTCCCGCCCGGCCAACGTCGAGGGCAAGGGCCAGGTCACCATCCGCGACCTGGTCCGCAACTCCCTGCGGATGCGCCCCGACCGCATCGTCGTCGGTGAGGTCCGCGGCGGCGAGTCCCTCGACATGCTCCAGGCGATGTCCACCGGCCATGACGGCTCGCTCGCCACCGTCCACGCCAACAGCGCCGAGGACGCGCTGATGCGTCTCCAGACCCTCGCCTCCATGTCGGAGGTCGAGATCCCCTTCGAAGCCCTGCACGACCAGATCAACAGCGCCGTCGACGTGATCGTCCAGCTCACCCGGCACGCCGACGGCACCAGGAAGATCACCGAGATCGCGGTGCTCGACTCGCACGGCCGCGACCCGTACCGGATCGTGACCGTCGCCCGGTTCGACGCCCGGCCGATGGCCGCCGACGGCCGGATCTACGGCCGCTTCCAGTACCTGCCGCTGCCCCGCAG carries:
- a CDS encoding Flp pilus assembly protein CpaB → MNSRQRRGVILLLLSVLCAFGAFAGVLSVISDVNAKVGPEVTAYQLKTDVAPYTALRGGQFEKISMPKRWLSENAVTDLREVESKIAVTHLRKGSLLQSDMMVRKPELRAGEQEIAIMIDAATGVAGKITPGATVNIYATFAGEQREDGAPAQSKVIVSNAKVLEVGKLTALEPTGDERRSQVTEAVPITFALNTLDTQRIAYAESFAEHVRLALVAPGSDGTIRPGDRTYTLDKDK
- a CDS encoding septum formation initiator: MTTRILPAVGDPDAARSVITLLSQLPDAEPAGPVTDSTQLIDTLARLAGEALDELPEVVLVHERIGPVPALELIREVSLRFPSVGVVMITTDVGPTLFADAMDSGARGLVTLPVGYEELANRVQAAAQWSTGVRRHLSSGGDVFTGPGGTVVTVTGAKGGVGATVTAIQLALASQASGHTVALVDMDLQTGDIASFLDVQFRRSLVDLALIADISPRVLSDAVFSHSTGLALLLAPGEGERGEEVSDRSARQIVSALRSRYEVVVIDCGGQMNGANAAAIEMADVALLVTTPDVVAVRGAKRIVRMWERLQIRKAEETVTLVNRFTRNTEIQPTLIQKITGTRVASAAVPANFKELQASIDSGRLHELDAKSTVKQALWSLAGELGIVRPSATAKKGGALARRNSGTFKNDRGSIGRPRRRRAGPADSEGTR
- a CDS encoding septum formation initiator; the protein is MTTTTTRTARSGIRGLRTLRVPRTLRRDDRGQTAIEFLGMTPFIILIMLVLWECALIGYTFSLAGNAADVGARKGSGAESGAGAACEAGAREDLPAAWAGAADVRCGPSGGLYEAKVRLKVPVLVPGLFDLNTHITGEAGSPRED
- a CDS encoding septum formation initiator, whose translation is MALEYLGFLPLLLLVALLAIQLGLAAYAANQAGTAARAGARTAASHDAQGDPGSTARSAVSGWLADGGFSYRQSGYRDITATVAIKVPSLVPGIGPWTATRSATMPRE
- a CDS encoding secretion protein, which encodes MSLRARMSAPDEPGGAREDGHLVAVYRAKLLEEIDLAEMSSLAAADRRARLERVLGHIISREGPVLSTVERAQLIRRVVDEALGLGILEPLLEDASITEIMVNGPDQIFVERSGKVEQLPLRFGSHEQLMQTIERIVSTVNRRVDESNPMVDARLPSGERVNVIIPPLSLTGATLTIRRFPRSFTLQEMIGFGSLDEQMLILLAGLVQARLNIIVSGATGTGKTTLLNALSGLIPNTERIVTIEDSAELQLQQGHVIRLESRPANVEGKGQVTIRDLVRNSLRMRPDRIVVGEVRGGESLDMLQAMSTGHDGSLATVHANSAEDALMRLQTLASMSEVEIPFEALHDQINSAVDVIVQLTRHADGTRKITEIAVLDSHGRDPYRIVTVARFDARPMAADGRIYGRFQYLPLPRRIADRLYLASQPVPQAFGIAESTHQLATREAN